The segment TTGAATATTGAAAGGGAAGGGAACTTTGTTGTGGAAATAGATTTAAATCCTTTTTTCGAAAAAGATAATATAATGTTTAAGATTTATAAGGAAAAAGAGAAGGTCTTTTATCTATTAAAGCCGGTAATCCTAATTGAGTCCGATAAACCTATTGAGAGTTTTAAATATTAGTATTTATTTAATTTGAGGCTTTCAAAATTTATTACCCTTTGCGGTATCTCTTCGAGAAGAAAATCAGAAGATTTAATTCGTAGTGGAATAGTAAAAGTAAATAATGTTATCATATTCGAACCACAATTTAAAGTATTACCTGAAATAGATATTGTAACTGTCTATGATAATAGGGTTAATCAAATAAGTAGTAAAATTTATATAGCCCTCAATAAGCCAGTCAAATATCTATCTGATTTGTCTTATAATGATGATAGAAGTATTGCAAGAAGCCTGATAAACATTGATGCTTATTTATTTCCAGTTGGTAGATTAGATTATTATTCTGAAGGATTAATGGTTTTTACAAATGACGGTGATTTTGCTTATAAGATAATGCATCCTAAATATGAAGTAGAAAAAGAA is part of the Pseudomonadota bacterium genome and harbors:
- a CDS encoding pseudouridine synthase — its product is MRLSKFITLCGISSRRKSEDLIRSGIVKVNNVIIFEPQFKVLPEIDIVTVYDNRVNQISSKIYIALNKPVKYLSDLSYNDDRSIARSLINIDAYLFPVGRLDYYSEGLMVFTNDGDFAYKIMHPKYEVEKEYQVKFKGILSSEDIKRIKKGLLINGYIYKINKI